In Metopolophium dirhodum isolate CAU chromosome 5, ASM1992520v1, whole genome shotgun sequence, the sequence ttttctgtttaagattatggacattttagtttgaagtttgtaatttcaatttttttttgttttctaaaatgcatttgcctgcgggcgccaacaccctccttcaaattttttttttttgttttgtgactagttgaatttttcgtatagactttgttatgtgtattcctacaataatattttttttaaaatttttttttgttttctaaaatgcatttgcctgcgggcgccaacaccctccttcaattttttttttttgttatgtgactagttgaattttttgtatagacttttggaacattgaaaatctggtgcactttgaataatccatcattaatgaactaaataatttgaatagtttttttctgtttaagattatggacattttagtttgaagtttgtaatttcaatttttttttgttttctaaaatgcatttgcctgcgggcgccaacaccctctttcaattttttttttttgttatgtaactctagttgaattttttgtatttactttttgaacattgaaaatctgttgcactttgaataatccatcattaatgaactaaatattttgaatagtttttttctgtttaagattctggacattttggtttgaagtttttaattaaaatttttttttgttttctaaaatgcatttgcctgcgggcgctaacaccctctttcaatttttttttttgttatgtaactctagttgaattttttgtatatactttttgaacattgagaatctggtgcactttgaataatccatcattaatgaactaaataatttgaatagtttttttctgtttaagattatggacattttagtttgaagtttgtaatttcaatttttttttgttttctaaaatgcatttgcctgcgggcgccaacaccctccttcaaattttttttttttgttttgtgactagttgaatttttcgtatagactttgttatgtgtattcctacaataatattttttttaaaatttttttttgttttctaaaatgcatttgcctgcgggcgccaacaccctccttcaattttttttttttgttatgtgactagttgaattttttgtatagacttttggaacattgaaaatctggtgcactttgaataatccatcattaatgaactaaataatttgaatagtttttttctgtttaagattatggacattttagtttgaagtttgtaatttcaatttttttttgttttctaaaatgcatttgcctgcgggcgccaacaccctctttcaattttttttttttgttatgtaactctagttgaattttttgtatttactttttgaacattgaaaatctgttgcactttgaataatccatcattaatgaactaaatattttgaatagtttttttctgtttaagattctggacattttggtttgaagtttttaattaaaatttttttttgttttctaaaatgcatttgcctgcgggcgctaacaccctctttcaattttttttttgttatgtaactctagttgaattttttgtatatactttttgaacattgagaatctggtgcactttgaataatccatcattaatgaactaaataatttgaatagtttttttctgtttaagattatggacattttagtttgaagtttgtaatttcaatttttttttgttttctaaaatgcatttgcctgcgggcgctaacaccctctttcaattttttttttgttatgtaactctagttgaattttttgtatatactttgttatgtgtattcctacaataatattttttttaaaatttttttttgttttctaaaatgcatttgcttgcgggcgccaacaccctccttcaattttttttttttgttatgtgactagttgaattttttgtatagaattttggaacattgaaaatctggtgcactttgaataatccatcattaatgaactaaataatttgaatagtttttttctgtttaagattatggacattttagtttgaagtttgtaatttcaatttttttttgttttctaaaatgcatttgcctgcgggcgccaacaccctccttcaaattttttttttttgttttgtgactagttgaatttttcgtatagactttgttatgtgtattcctacaataatattttttttaaaatttttttttgttttctaaaatgcatttgcctgcgggcgccaacaccctccttcaattttttttttttgttatgtgactagttgaattttttgtatagacttttggaacattgaaaatctggtgcactttgaataatccatcattaatgaactaaataatttgaatagtttttttctgtttaagattatggacattttagtttgaagtttgtaatttcaatttttttttgttttctaaaatgcatttgcctgcgggcgccaacaccctctttcaattttttttttttgttatgtaactctagttgaattttttgtatttactttttgaacattgaaaatctgttgcactttgaataatccatcattaatgaactaaatattttgaatagtttttttctgtttaagattctggacattttggtttgaagtttttaattaaaatttttttttgttttctaaaatgcatttgcctgcgggcgctaacaccctctttcaattttttttttgttatgtaactctagttgaattttttgtatatactttgttatgtgtattcctacaataatattttttttaaaatttttttttgttttctaaaatgcatttgcttgcgggcgccaacaccctccttcaattttttttttttgttatgtgactagttgaattttttgtatagaattttggaacattgaaaatctggtgcactttgaataatccatcattaatgaactaaataatttgaatagtttttttctgtttaagattatggacattttagtttgaagtttgtaatttcaatttttttttgttttctaaaatgcatttgcctgcgggcgccaacaccctccttcaaattttttttttttgttttgtgactagttgaatttttcgtatagactttgttatgtgtattcctacaataatattttttttaaaatttttttttgttttctaaaatgcatttgcctgcgggcgccaacaccctccttcaattttttttttttgttatgtgactagttgaattttttgtatagacttttggaacattgaaaatctggtgcactttgaataatccatcataatgaactaaataatttgaatagtttttttctgtttaagattatggacattttagtttgaagtttgtaatttcaatttttttttgttttctaaaatgcatttgcctgcgggcgccaacaccctctttcaattttttttttttgttatgtaactctagttgaattttttgtatttactttttgaacattgaaaatctgttgcactttgaataatccatcattaatgaactaaatattttgaatagtttttttctgtttaagattctggacattttggtttgaagtttttaattaaaatttttttttgttttctaaaatgcatttgcctgcgggcgctaacaccctctttcaattttttttttgttatgtaactctagttgaattttttgtatatactttttgaacattgagaatctggtgcactttgaataatccatcattaatgaactaaataatttgaatagtttttttctgtttaagattatggacattttagtttgaagtttgtaatttcaatttttttttgttttctaaaatgcatttgcgtgcgggcgctaacaccctctttcaattttttttttgttatgtaactctagttgaattttttgtatatactttttgaacattgaaaatctggtgcactttgaataataaatttttaataaataaatttttttttggttcctgaaattgcatttgcaggcgccaacacctctattcaatttttttttaatgattttaacttaagccggtttttttttattgataaccTTGTGTCATACGAGTaatccatctttaatgaactaatttttttttctttttaaaattctgggcattttagtttgttctttggaatgtgtattcctacagtatcattttttccacatttttttttggttttctaaaacgcatttgcctgAGGGTGCCAGcacctcccttcaaattttttttatgattttaactccagccgaattttttaaacattgataacctggtgctatacgaataatccttctttaacgaactaaatattttgaatatttttttctgtttgagattctggacattttagtttgaagtttgtaatgtgtattcacacaatataattaatttcaaatttttttttgaatcatgtttaaagacttatttataattataagaaaattttatttttaaattttagaaataaagagaaaagtattaaaaatatttattaattatactatcatagtttttatatttatcttatttatagttagatcgtaatttaagatttataaatatatgactaatttgttgtaatttattgttatacctactattgcAGCAGTTTTTTGttcatgcaaaataaaaaactcTTATTATGTaagatgaaataaattatagtataatataagatgtaaccgtaggcaattaaaaaatgttatttttatgtctatatggattaacgaaattaataataatatcattagtgaccaaaataaatgtattaagagACGCGTGATATTACAGTTCTTTCATCACTGTACACTATGTACTAAAGTTCGACGGACGATGGTTTTCCGGGCGTGCCAATGAAGTTATATttctttgaaaattaaattaaaatatgaattataagttatataggtacctattatgtaggtatattgtgtataatatgtgcaaCGCATTATAggtcataaaaatattgttgaatattttactgCAGGCTGcatgttatttcagaaatggtattagtcagtgaacattttccaACTgggtataaaatatcataagctgactgaaatgtgtgaacgttgcAGTGTTTTGAAGAATATGTTTGATAACAGATTTTGATTcggtcacggggtatgtattttcttattttttagtaggtttctttttattattgttaattgatcaggggatatATTTCCCGCaacttttcaattatttttattgtaacaacTGGTAcaacactattccggctatcaacaaagttgtgataaaaattaggaaattggtcaggtatgatatttttttaagtaatttttttaaataggtaattccctcattgatatttaaatattttgaccgataatcaagtacgatgacgtcttgtaggtaactatataGAGACTGGGTGAATAGGAAGTGTATGATATGGCAAACATAAGGAAAGATGTAAACTTGATGTATGAAAGggaaatacgaaaaataaatggAAGGTTAGGTTAGCGGAGTGTGTGTAGCTAGATATGAGAATATTAAGTTGGTTGTGTAAGGGATAAATGAGAAtagaacaaaaaattaattgattgagTATAGATAGTGTATTGTGGTGTATGACGTACAACGACATACCGTAGTGAAAAGAAGAGAAAATAGGTtgaggtggttcggtcactatATGATAAGGGTAGTGAGAGTGAATATAGAAGTAAATTTAGAGGTGAATAGAGATTTCcacaattttgtatttgtatttaaacgatacatgaaaataaaataaaataaattagacgaACGACGAAATGGATGCATTCATATTTTCAAAGAACGCGaacgtgttaatttttttaatgagcgATCGGAACATTCCTGGTTACAACATGGAGTATTTGAAACACATTTGTAGCTTGGAAATCTTCTGAGCCCTAGTGATAATTATCCCTATACCACCTATACCTATTCAAATAAAAGGTGCAAAGTTATAGTATTATCATCTTTTTAACTAGTGCAGACGTGCAGTACTAGTAACTGGAGTACTGCTGCAGATGCGAAAATAGTATTCTTTAAGATTTCTTAAACTGTGGTAAATAGTAATAAGTTATTTgcattagataaaatataataaaatcattatttaaactattgtttAGTTGTGTTTGTATACATTTCATGGTTAGTTAAAGatcgaaaattaaaattatttaaataaatgtatgtacttTTCCTATTTATCTTAATGTAAACAGGTCAGTCGTTAAATGACATCCTGCGTGTTCACAGCTATCCATTTGAGGTATGAAGTGACTTTTGTGTAAACGCCGGGGTATCCGACTTCCCCACAACTAATGCCCCAAGACACAACTCCAACATTAGTCCATTTCCCGTCTTGTCTTTGAACTAACAGCGGACCACCAGAATCgccctaaaaaaaattttaattgtatttaagtaattacattattataagtataaaattaaaaacaatattatgacgtacCAAACAGGAATCTTTGCCCCCTTCGAACGATGCAGCACAaagatttgttttgaaaattggtTGTGAAAAAGCTGCAACGCACTGGTCATGTTCCCATATTGGTATTGCCACTTCTTGGAGAACATTACTGACTTCACCACCGAAAACTAATTGGCCCCAACCTAATTAATAGTTAAGTTATtaagataattaattaatacagcTATAATTTGTACGTCTTTTGACAAATCATTGCGTGACCTTTGTTTTCCTATGTGGTTGTTAGGTAATGCAATAGTttgtttatgaattaaaaaaaaaaaaaaaaaaaacatacaataactGCTATAGGTAGCCTATAAAATCTAAAGAAccaaaacagaatatttaaaaagttcatACCAAACAACGTGGGAGAAAGGACAAATTTAGAGTGAAGTACTAGGAAAGGGGTTGCCCCTTGCTCCCCCTGCATCCGTCCTTTATAAGagcaatgtataaaaataatttaaaatctaaaatctcttatattatatccaacCTAACTTACtaatagttagcaaataatattttttaaaaatggagATTTATTTAGTTCTTACCAGCAACAACagcattttttttgtacacttcCATGTTTGTTTTAGGCAAACAAATAGGCCGAATAAACGAATTGTAAATTGTAGGTCTTTTTAACCGTAATAGGGCGATGTCATTGGCATGCGTAGCTTGACTATAGTCTGGATGTAATCTAATATCTGATAGTCTGTAGTCAATGTATTTTGTCTCGTTGTCAGTGGTGAAATCATATTCACCAAGTCTAACAACAGAATCATCTTTTGTATGtctgaaaaatatatgtacatagtTAAATAAGATGGTATATTAGACTAAGTGCTGCATATTGAAAATATCTAACATTTTATCTAGACTTCACAATCTAATCACTATtactaatcataatattttaagccacTCGGCTAATCATTGAATGTGGACCAAAAATTTAGGGaacttttgaatttaaaaaaaatgaaattatctCAACCAAGGCCTGCCAAGGTTTTTGCACTAAGTTAATTaacgttttgaaaataataaatttaatatattattcctatTGAGAATTAATTGCTttgaatttatcaaaaatatttaactaataatttcacttactatttatttacatacataaaaatgttggcTATCAATGCCAAAACGTATCTCAAATTTGGCAcgccgtaaaaaaaaaaagttgtataccCCTGATTCTGAAACGTCAAGAAAGAAGAActgtacctaaaatatatttataatagccaATAAGGCACACGTGGCTTATCTATATTATTGGTtctttaatgtataaaaaagctCCCTTTATTTGCAAAATGGCATCATCATAAATCATCAGAAAGCAGAAAATAAAGCAATAGGTGTCAGTGTGATCAATTGAattatcgatttctctaaacAGCCAATTTGTCTAAaggattttattatttgaatatgatataatatgtaaaaaaaaaaaataatatataaaaactaatagcTTTAGCAGTGAtgtcttaattaataatatgatcaagaatgaaaaaaaaatagttgtaaaattatgtcctcttaatatttttatcaacttagaaatactttttaaaacaatgagCAGCAGTCAACACAAATCGTCGATTAAGTAATACTCCACCACagaaatttatatagttagtcGTTTCTAAAAGCACAGCCATCCATGGCCAATCACTCGCTTTAGAATTTTGCactttcattatttttgatatagacTTTGTGTTTTGTCCACATTCTGGTTCTTCTTGTAACGGTTTAATGGGTTCTGGTGCTGCTCTATCTATAGCTTTATCCAATTCTGATTCATCGTCGTCATTAGTCATTCTTCTATATCTTTTTGACCGAATAACTTTGTCAACAGGGCAGCAAAAGCTCATTGAcctgagtaaaaaaaataaattataatacatgattTTAGAATGAATAATCTTATTCTAAACTAGAAAGTaagaacaaaagttatattttgaaaattgtctattgtacaaattatacattGTTTACAATAGGATTTTTAGAATACCAACAAACTTTGAACAGGATGCTTGTGATGACTTTTTTGGAAATTAGCACTGTTTTAATACCATTATctccatattttaatatttgtttaaagaaTAAACCTGTACAAAACCCTTACTATACAAatacttttacaattttatattaaattattgaaaccaaagttcatagttataaacaaaatgtttttataacaaGCATCGATCGATGACAAACAATTGTCAGCAACAAGCAGATACCTACTTAAGAAATTGGTGTATTGTATTCGCTTTACAATGTTATTATGAGCCCGTACAAATTTCATCCTATCCATCAACAAACACTAACAGCCAACATTATCTTTAAGAACATAAGAAAGAATTCAATCATTTCTggaggttttattttatttttagatttaaaccaaaatagtcagctgttcattttttatacaaaaaagaCTGCCCTCCTTTTTTCCATATTGTCTGAAACCATACATGGGGTCAACTATTTTCACAAGGCTTGCTCCCAAATATGGTCACCGTAGTTtacattattcttaaaatatttgtacttaCATACCCATCCCAAGTGAGtatctacatataatattttttactatcatttgaggtaataatgataaataaacctACCTTCtaagttttattatatagtagacAGAAGGCgcctattaaactataaatcaaTTATCCGGACCATCCTTGACATTAATTTGTCCGGTTAATCTGTGTTCACTGTATTTCAGAATTAAACACTAAAGTAAATaatctacctacatattatataataactagtgtaacatcaaattatttaaactacctatttataagaatatttgaCCTAGGTCCTATGCAAAGTTATTTAAGATTAACTGCTGTACATGTATtgtaagaaattttaaaattaaaattatgttatattacatgtattatCTAAATATGCTTGTTATTTAAAATCCAATGGCCGTAGTTGCCAAGGATtatctaaagaaaaaaaaacacttacacATAGTTACTCGCAAGTGGCTTTACagttatttgatgaaaatatatttacagttttaatatagttttatgttttccataaatatttattattatagattttctatattttattttatttaaaatcataatatctttAATTGAGATGCCAATTTTACTATACAGATTTTgacagtataggtacttatatagttattttattaattacaataacctTAGGTTTGATaacaatttactaaaatattatacaaataattttaaaggttaaaaatatagtttatgatctataactatataagagtCTTGTGCCATACCTACTATGAACATGAATATGAAGCATAGCAAAATTGGtacttaattaaattgtacTACAGTAACAACTGTTATAGTTGCATTATAGTGCCTTGAAAACAAGGACACAAGACAAAGTAATTTATTCGCTTCACTCTACACAGGTACGTCATGTATTTAGacaactcaaaaaaaaaaacgaattgaattttattcaacatttgATACACTCAGCTTACTATGAAAGctgtaaaaagtatttttacataaattcatattaatataaattaaaaggtgagcaagtgggtgtcgctctgctgtacactaggttacaagtgggtcactgtaatggatggtcttaaaatatgaatattcgattgtatagtatattcaatgataatatactattatatatatataatatattattatatattattattgtgaataaagtaatttatttacttatttacgtggaaccttttttcaaattttcaatccttagctagttgaatattttataaatttttaactacaaaataattgttacattttaaatttgatacattttgtcaatattcgaacattaaaattaatctaatttaatgcttataaaaaaaattatgcatatatgtaatatataaataatataataagcatatttgcatatttttatttgtaattaaataaaaataaaattttaatttggctTTCTCAGGTAgactttatttttttgataaaagtaggcttacttataaggaatcttgacttaaattgttaaattttagatttaaaaagaaaaattatcatgaatttctaactcaaaataatttgcacattttcgtgatttttacgtattttgtcaaaatttgaactttaaatgcttatagaaaaaaattgtgactgtaattttaatatttttcaactgcccttgtaacaatatataattaagagCTTTGTATTTTCAAGCGATTTGACCCAATGAATAAATAGAATTGAcattcaaactaaaaaaattgaaaactgaaaatgtccgtaaacctcTCAagacaagtcaaaatattttgaaaat encodes:
- the LOC132944358 gene encoding venom protease-like; protein product: MLLLKHFDVYLLPLLCTLLVAGFHATAGQLVRVKLEKDTTRVGQVCRPDTECVPGSEFCDINLRPEYQQKCGLGNELSMSFCCPVDKVIRSKRYRRMTNDDDESELDKAIDRAAPEPIKPLQEEPECGQNTKSISKIMKVQNSKASDWPWMAVLLETTNYINFCGGVLLNRRFVLTAAHCFKKHTKDDSVVRLGEYDFTTDNETKYIDYRLSDIRLHPDYSQATHANDIALLRLKRPTIYNSFIRPICLPKTNMEVYKKNAVVAGWGQLVFGGEVSNVLQEVAIPIWEHDQCVAAFSQPIFKTNLCAASFEGGKDSCLGDSGGPLLVQRQDGKWTNVGVVSWGISCGEVGYPGVYTKVTSYLKWIAVNTQDVI